The genomic DNA GACTTGCCCAGGATCCAGAGTCTGTGGGGATGAcagcaggggatgctgggggaATTCCCATGGTGCAATGCAGGGGCTCCATGATGCAGTGCTGTCCCAGAGGATGCTGGGAAGCTTTCCACAATGCACCAGTGCCATAAATTGAGCAGAGGGAATTATGGGAGATTCTCCCATGGTGCAGTGCAGCAGAGGGTGATGGGGAATTTCCCATGATGCTCTGTGTGGCAGGGGTGGCTGGTGGCTTCCCACAATGCAAAGCTAGTGGCTGCCCCTGTTTGtgggggggccctggggtgggATTCCCTGCTGGCCCCTAGGGAAGCTGCCTGGCCCAGGCAGGGGGTCCCAGCCTGTCTCTTTCCCCTCCAGCTTTGCCCTGAACATGGGTCGGGCTGGCTCGGACCTGGCCCTTCACTTCAACCCCCGATTTGAGAGCCACGGGGACACCTGCATCATCATCTGCAACTCGCtgcagggtggggagtgggggcaggagcagcgGGAGCCAGACTTCCCCTTCCAGCAGGGGCAGGATGCCAAGGTGAGGGGGCACTGCCTGGGGAAGATCCCAGCTCCACCCCTGTGGGGTGGACTGATCTGGGGGGTGAATCGTGAGCTCCTCTCTGGGGGAGAGCACAGCCCCCTTCTCTCCTAGGTGGGGTGCAGGGCACTGTCTGGGGGATGATCACAGCTCCCATTCCTGATGTGAGATGGGCAGGGCACTGTGGGGTGGGGTAGATCCCTCTCTAAGGGCAGCCTTCTCCCATCTCTGggggactgtggggaagatcgCAGCTCCCCTTTGCTGGGATCAGCTGAatgaggggaaagggagcagggcaCTGTATGGGGAAGACCGCAGCTACCCCATCTCCAGCAGAGGAGTCTAATGCTAGTGGGGATGTCtccagtcctggctgggctgggggggaggtgtAAGGTTGGGATGGTATTtaaccctggggggggggggtgcaggtgtctctggctccacccctcaccctctggcccctccccagatctgcatCTCCTTCGATGACCAGGAGCTGACGGTGGCCCTgccgggggagcagcagctcaaGTTCCCcaacaggctggggctggaggccatCGAATTCTTCTCCGTGGAGGGAGACTTCAGGGTCAAGTCCATCAAGTTCAAgtagctccaccccttccctgctggctcctcctcttccctgctggCTCCACCCACTCCATGGGGGGGTTAAAACCTACCAATAAACATGAATCTGTTCATCACCCTGCACTGTCCCTGGGTTTGTTATTCACCCCAGCGCAGCCTGGGAGTTGGGAttggggagctggctgggcaggcaggggtgcTAGAccagcgtgtgtgtgggggggggggattctcCTTTGGGGACATGGATCCCTCTGGGACTTGTACAGGGGATGGGGGAATCTAGGGGTTTAATACTAGAAGATGTCTAGtgattgggagccaggacttctgggttccacccccagctctgggaggggaaacaACTCCCTGGAGGGAGAGGACAGGATGTGTTGCCCCATTTTCACCTTCTCTCCCACTTTGCGTATTTATCTTGCCCTTCTCATTGTCTAGTAGCTGCATGAAGAGAGATGTCCCATTTCCCCCTTACTCTAGAGCCAGCTGCTGGCCCCATCCTGGGGCCAGATTACAGCCAGGCCACTTAGAGGGGAACAGGCCCCCATGTCCCATTGCCTAAACCAACTGGGGTCTGTAGGCCTAGGGAAGTCCATAGACACTGCATGCGGGGTCTGCAAATAGTATTTGGGGGTGGAGGAACCTCACTGCTCACCTGCATTTAGAGCAGAGGCATGGGAACTGGGggtgtcacatctctccccccacaAGTGTGCCTTCCATTTGGCCCTGCTGCTGATGGGGTGGAGCAGATCTGTGGTATCTCCTTGGCTAGCTGCTGCCTGCTCAGGGAGCCCATGGCTGTGAGGCCACATCCTAAGGCTATGGCAGGGATGCTGGAATTTTTGGTTGCGGGGGGGCCCCCCAACCCAGACAGACTAGGTCATCTGCTGAGGTGAGCCTGGAGGTGGTGCTTCCTCCCAAGCTCTCAAATGTTTGCAGGGTGCAGAGGAACAtttgggggggagcagggagcttgGTCAATTTGGAATGAATCCATTTCAGAatgaaagtctctgggtgaacTAGCACTGTCTGCACGActgcttttgttggtgaaacttgcGCTGGTGAGGGGTGTTCCCCCATGTGACCAGCATAACATTTTACTGATAAATGGGctggtgtagacataaccttagtaaATGCTGATTAACTTTTCTGGATGGCCCccagtagacaagccctgagttaaaTGCACTCAGGCCTCCTCAAGGGAagattgtaaatagtttttattatgaaacaaaccCCCAGAAAAACCTTTAAATAAAGGAGAAATAATTTAAGGGTTTTACAACAGCACAGAGGGAATATTCCACATCCACAGGCCATGCACAATACCCTAATGCTTTCATTGTCTCTATCCCGACACTCCATTCCATGGGCAAACAACCACACATGGACAGGCCTGGGGCTCGAACTATTAACAGGCATCCCTGAAACTAGTCCCCTAGGAGTTAGTGTTTTCTACGGCTGGTTACTCGGCCTCCCAGCTGCTGGTAAGCCTGTCCCTTTGCTCTCTCAGCTCTTGGGCAGAGCACATGATGTGTTTACAATGTTGTGAACTTTTTCCACTGCTTCTAGCATGTCCTTTAAACAGCATCATCTGCCTGTCAGGTGGCCCAATGCCCACTCACCCACCATTCTGCAGTTAGCATGGGGtttgggaaatgttccttccttCTGTCCACACGGCCTGCATGTGGCCCCACTAAGCAGGGTATCTGAGGGTAAGCCAGCTCTCCCAGAATAACAGGATCAACTTCCACGCCATTAATGTCCATCGGGTTCCTAGAGGAAAACAGCCCTTCCTCTGTTCATTTAAACAGCATTGAGTGTTGAAAGATCCTACCAGCACGGACTCTCCCAAACCACCCTGCATGTCCATCTTTGgcacctgtcataacatttttcccagatttggaccttagcgtccaaaatatgggtgttagcatgaaaacttccaaacttagttaccagcttggacctggtaaagctgctaccacccaaaaaattagagtgttttggggcactctggtccccccaacaaccttccctggggaccccaagacccaaattccttgagtcttacaacaaagaggaataaaccatttcccccccccctttctcccttccaggtgttccctccctgggttcctggagagagacacagaagcaagctccgtgaatctaaacagagggactccaccttccctgtttccagtcctggaaaccagaagtaccgagagctaatctctcttcccccctcacccagagggtatgcaaagtcaggcttagtaaatctaacacaaagagattttccccctgacttcttcctcccaccaattccctggtgagttgcagacttaactccctggaattcccactaaagaaaaactccaacaggtctaagaAAGAAatctttataagaagaaagaaaagtacataaaaatggtctctctgtattaaggtgaccaatacagggtcaattgcttaaaagaaatatgaataaacagccttatccacaaagaatacagtttaacacattccagcaactacacacatgtaaatacaaaagaaaacaatataaacctattgtcttactatctttgtacttacaacttggaaacagaagattagaaagctgg from Gopherus flavomarginatus isolate rGopFla2 chromosome 12, rGopFla2.mat.asm, whole genome shotgun sequence includes the following:
- the LOC127032413 gene encoding 16 kDa beta-galactoside-binding lectin-like isoform X1, with the translated sequence MECGMVLTHLKVQPGECIAVKGTVPLDAKSFALNMGRAGSDLALHFNPRFESHGDTCIIICNSLQGGEWGQEQREPDFPFQQGQDAKICISFDDQELTVALPGEQQLKFPNRLGLEAIEFFSVEGDFRVKSIKFK
- the LOC127032413 gene encoding 16 kDa beta-galactoside-binding lectin-like isoform X2 — translated: MVLTHLKVQPGECIAVKGTVPLDAKSFALNMGRAGSDLALHFNPRFESHGDTCIIICNSLQGGEWGQEQREPDFPFQQGQDAKICISFDDQELTVALPGEQQLKFPNRLGLEAIEFFSVEGDFRVKSIKFK